In Bacteroidales bacterium, the genomic stretch TCCGGTAAAGGCCGTGGAGGATAGCTGGCGATTGACCAAAGGTTATGGCTGGCGCATTTTTGGTCTGGGTTTGCTATCCATATTGATATATATCGCCGGTTTGATGGTGATGTTCGTCGGCGTGCTCATTTCGATGATGTGGGTTCATGCCGCATTTGCCGCCATGTATCAGGGTGTGCTTGAGGAGCGCGGCGAGTATCGGGA encodes the following:
- a CDS encoding glycerophosphoryl diester phosphodiesterase membrane domain-containing protein; its protein translation is MFKGFTNYMNVVLAGLLSGALIGIGIFLFIVPGIILACRFAFVPYLVMDKNLDPVKAVEDSWRLTKGYGWRIFGLGLLSILIYIAGLMVMFVGVLISMMWVHAAFAAMYQGVLEERGEYREMAENSNNHE